The following proteins are encoded in a genomic region of Neovison vison isolate M4711 chromosome 12, ASM_NN_V1, whole genome shotgun sequence:
- the TNFRSF13C gene encoding tumor necrosis factor receptor superfamily member 13C isoform X1, translating to MGSKRRGARNRRGRDGPAPTQCVQAQCFDPLVRNCVACNLFRTPEPRPASPPSDPSPPPPSPPPPSLPSAPCPPSPSLPPAVGASSSPAPGTALQPQESVGPGGAAEAEAALRLPALLFGAPALLGLALALVLVGLLGCRWRRRRLRAAPPPGTPEPQPRETLDHVTILPPGPLDATAPVWPPTREDTANTPAAHSVPVPATELGSTELVTTKTAGPEQQ from the exons ATGGGCAGCAAGAGGAGAGGGGCCAGGAACAGGAGGGGCAGGGACGGCCCGGCCCCCACACAGTGCGTCCAGGCCCAGTGCTTTGACCCTCTGGTCCGAAACTGCGTGGCCTGCAATCTCTTCCGGACGCCAGAACCGAGACCGG CCTCGCCTCCCTCCgacccttcccctcccccgccttcccctcccccgccgtCTCTTCCGTccgccccctgccctccctctccgtCCCTTCCCCCAGCAGTGGGGGCCAGCAGCAGCCCGGCGCCCGGGACGGCGCTGCAGCCGCAGGAGTCGGTGGGCCCGGGGGGCGCGGCGGAGGCCGAGGCGGCCCTGCGGCTGCCCGCGCTGCTCTTCGGCGCCCCCGCGCTGCTGGGCCTGGCGCTGGCCCTGGTCCTGGTGGGCCTGCTGGGCTgccggtggcggcggcggcggctgcgcgCGGCGCCTCCCCCAGGGACTCCGGAGCCGCAACCCCGCG agACCCTGGACCATGTCACCATCCTCCCCCCGGGACCCCTTGATGCCACCGCTCCCGTCTGGCCTCCAACCAGAGAAGACACAGCCAACACCCCAGCTGCCCACAGCGTCCCTGTGCCAGCCACAGAGCTGGGCTCCACTGAGCTGGTGACCACCAAGACAGCCGGCCCTGAGCAGCAGTAG
- the TNFRSF13C gene encoding tumor necrosis factor receptor superfamily member 13C isoform X2 translates to MGSKRRGARNRRGRDGPAPTQCVQAQCFDPLVRNCVACNLFRTPEPRPVGASSSPAPGTALQPQESVGPGGAAEAEAALRLPALLFGAPALLGLALALVLVGLLGCRWRRRRLRAAPPPGTPEPQPRAPETLDHVTILPPGPLDATAPVWPPTREDTANTPAAHSVPVPATELGSTELVTTKTAGPEQQ, encoded by the exons ATGGGCAGCAAGAGGAGAGGGGCCAGGAACAGGAGGGGCAGGGACGGCCCGGCCCCCACACAGTGCGTCCAGGCCCAGTGCTTTGACCCTCTGGTCCGAAACTGCGTGGCCTGCAATCTCTTCCGGACGCCAGAACCGAGACCGG TGGGGGCCAGCAGCAGCCCGGCGCCCGGGACGGCGCTGCAGCCGCAGGAGTCGGTGGGCCCGGGGGGCGCGGCGGAGGCCGAGGCGGCCCTGCGGCTGCCCGCGCTGCTCTTCGGCGCCCCCGCGCTGCTGGGCCTGGCGCTGGCCCTGGTCCTGGTGGGCCTGCTGGGCTgccggtggcggcggcggcggctgcgcgCGGCGCCTCCCCCAGGGACTCCGGAGCCGCAACCCCGCG caccagagACCCTGGACCATGTCACCATCCTCCCCCCGGGACCCCTTGATGCCACCGCTCCCGTCTGGCCTCCAACCAGAGAAGACACAGCCAACACCCCAGCTGCCCACAGCGTCCCTGTGCCAGCCACAGAGCTGGGCTCCACTGAGCTGGTGACCACCAAGACAGCCGGCCCTGAGCAGCAGTAG